Proteins from a single region of Drosophila biarmipes strain raj3 chromosome 3R, RU_DBia_V1.1, whole genome shotgun sequence:
- the LOC127011562 gene encoding uncharacterized protein LOC127011562 has protein sequence MILKSHAKKYDIRHKTKARSGTANSLVRVSVMTGRKAARKSWSMEDKYRISGPSVINYPRKRKSHSPLTVLCAKHDVKHSAERTLSNNSAKGVPHARTAGRTCGDFLTWPIAARGPQR, from the exons ATGATATTAAAAAGCCATGCCAAAAAATATGACATAAGGCATAAAACAAAGGCACGGAGCGGGACGGCAAATTCTCTGGTGCGTGTGTCGGTAATGACGGGAAGGAAGGCGGCGAGAAAAAGTTGGTCAATGGAGGACAAGTATCGCATATCAGGCCCATCAGTCATAAACTACCCGAGGAAACGGAAGAGCCACTCGCCCCTGACTGTGCTCTGTGCCAAACATGACGTAAAAC ACAGCGCCGAAAGGACGCTAAGTAATAACTCAGCCAAGGGCGTGCCACATGCAAGGACCGCTGGCAGGACATGTGGGGACTTCTTGACTTGGCCAATTGCTGCACGAGGACCCCAAAGATGA